A portion of the Edaphobacter lichenicola genome contains these proteins:
- a CDS encoding acyltransferase family protein, which yields MSLDVFRGLTVAGMILVTDPGTYSAVYRPLLHAQWESPTATDMIFPSFLVIVGISLTLSFASRLSRGATRRDLLRHTAQRSVTIFLLGLVLNGFPDYNFSTIRVPGVLQRIAVCYLMGSMLYLAATAYLEKRRDPRRYQVNIVIAVAVVALLAVYWALLRFYPVPGFGAGNLDSLGNVGAYFDRSIFGIPHLWPYGTTPGRGVTFDPEGLLSTLPALATLLLGVLAGEWLLTSMTQKKRAITIAVAGAFFLLVGLSLSPWMPLIKKIWTPTFALMSGGIALLVFALLYLLIDIQQWKRWCTPALVFGTNAILGFTVSGILTTLTDRINIAAGDGTKDTLHRWGYLHLFASWLSPVHASLAYALMIVAINLALIYPLYRRRIFLRL from the coding sequence GTGTCTCTCGATGTCTTTCGTGGCCTTACGGTCGCCGGGATGATTCTCGTCACCGACCCCGGCACGTACAGTGCGGTCTACCGTCCGCTCCTTCACGCGCAGTGGGAGAGCCCCACTGCGACGGATATGATCTTCCCTTCTTTCCTGGTCATCGTCGGCATCTCGCTGACACTCTCTTTCGCCTCCCGCCTCAGCCGAGGAGCAACGCGGCGAGATCTTCTTCGACACACAGCGCAGCGCAGCGTAACTATTTTTCTTCTCGGCCTTGTTTTGAACGGGTTTCCCGATTACAACTTCTCCACCATCCGCGTTCCGGGAGTTCTTCAGAGAATTGCGGTCTGCTACCTCATGGGATCCATGCTTTATCTCGCCGCTACGGCGTACCTCGAAAAAAGACGCGACCCGCGCCGATATCAGGTCAACATCGTTATTGCCGTGGCGGTCGTCGCGCTTCTTGCGGTCTACTGGGCGCTGCTACGGTTCTATCCTGTGCCGGGCTTTGGAGCTGGGAACCTCGACTCGCTTGGAAACGTCGGCGCTTATTTCGATCGCTCCATCTTCGGTATCCCCCATCTCTGGCCGTACGGGACGACTCCAGGGCGTGGAGTCACCTTTGACCCGGAGGGTCTTCTGTCCACCTTGCCCGCGCTCGCAACGCTGCTTCTTGGCGTACTCGCAGGCGAATGGCTGTTGACCTCCATGACGCAAAAGAAAAGGGCCATCACGATCGCGGTGGCCGGAGCTTTCTTCCTCCTCGTTGGGCTGTCTCTTAGCCCATGGATGCCGCTGATCAAGAAGATCTGGACTCCTACCTTTGCGCTGATGAGTGGAGGTATCGCGCTCCTTGTCTTCGCTCTTCTTTATCTCCTGATCGACATCCAACAGTGGAAGCGCTGGTGCACGCCGGCCCTGGTCTTCGGAACAAACGCAATCCTTGGCTTCACCGTCTCCGGAATACTGACGACTCTCACGGACCGCATTAACATCGCCGCAGGAGATGGGACGAAGGATACGCTTCACCGGTGGGGCTACCTGCACCTCTTCGCCAGTTGGCTTAGCCCGGTCCACGCATCGTTGGCCTATGCGCTGATGATCGTTGCGATCAACCTCGCTCTTATCTACCCGCTCTACCGCAGGCGAATCTTCCTTCGCCTGTGA
- a CDS encoding GNAT family N-acetyltransferase: MTVATQLEILDLRHFSARQLRPLLETESRIWDQRLRWNYQSSTELLLQYLDSRILPGFVALDRGRICGFAFCVYEGQKAVVGDAFAVANDPTQALQITQTLLHHLLQLLQNSPGIQRIESQLLLYDTGSINSPFVAAGFSMYPRLFMEYDLRLAPGFTVTKTGDQHESKLPSQFELTRWSIDFYQAAAELIHECYLGHIDARINDQYCSLHGSLRFLHNIVRFPGCGVFDPNASWVLRDRHTGALVGMLLCSRVSSNVGHITQLCIAPAHRGHGLGRTLLGHCIRHLASLNFAAITLTVTEANHQAVKLYEDLGFFTRHRFDAMVLDKS; encoded by the coding sequence ATGACTGTCGCCACCCAACTCGAGATCCTCGACCTGCGCCACTTCTCCGCGCGTCAGTTGCGTCCCTTGCTGGAGACCGAATCGCGCATCTGGGACCAGCGCCTCCGATGGAACTATCAAAGCTCCACAGAGCTTCTGCTTCAATATCTCGACTCCCGCATTCTGCCTGGCTTTGTTGCTCTCGACCGAGGCCGTATCTGCGGCTTTGCCTTTTGCGTCTACGAAGGACAGAAAGCCGTCGTAGGGGATGCCTTCGCCGTTGCAAATGATCCAACGCAGGCGCTTCAAATTACGCAGACTCTCCTCCACCATCTGCTCCAACTCTTACAGAACTCTCCTGGCATTCAGCGAATCGAATCGCAGCTGCTGCTCTACGACACCGGCTCGATCAACAGCCCATTTGTCGCGGCTGGCTTCTCAATGTATCCGCGGCTGTTCATGGAGTACGATCTCCGACTCGCGCCCGGCTTCACCGTGACTAAGACCGGCGATCAACATGAATCGAAGCTCCCCAGCCAGTTTGAACTGACACGGTGGTCCATTGACTTCTATCAAGCTGCCGCGGAGTTGATCCATGAATGCTACCTCGGACACATCGACGCACGCATCAACGATCAGTACTGCTCTCTGCACGGCTCTCTAAGGTTTCTTCACAATATAGTTCGCTTTCCCGGCTGTGGCGTCTTCGACCCCAACGCCTCCTGGGTGTTACGCGATCGGCACACCGGCGCGCTTGTCGGAATGTTGCTCTGCTCCCGCGTATCGAGCAATGTCGGTCACATTACCCAACTCTGCATTGCACCGGCTCACCGCGGGCATGGCCTCGGCCGAACGCTGCTGGGCCATTGCATTCGCCATCTTGCAAGTCTAAACTTCGCTGCCATCACCCTCACAGTCACCGAGGCCAATCATCAGGCAGTGAAGCTATACGAAGACCTCGGATTCTTTACCCGCCACCGCTTCGATGCGATGGTCTTGGACAAGTCCTAG
- the guaB gene encoding IMP dehydrogenase produces the protein MIISPIPDALTFDDVLLVPAYSDVVPTQVSTQTQLTRNITLSTPLMSAAMDTVTEARLAIAMAQQGGLGVVHRNLTVEQQAGEIDKVKRSESGMIVDPVTVVPDQTIADALDVMRRYKISGVPVTKNKKLVGILTNRDLRFVSRTDLSIDSVMTKTNLITVPVGTTLEQAEQILHQHRVEKLLVVNDDYELKGLITVKDIQKKLKYPNASKDSQGRLRVAGAIGATGDFLERAAALVAARVDALAIDSAHGHSSRVLEAVTEVKKAFPQIDVLAGNIATYEGAIALMDAGADAVKVGIGPGSICTTRMVTGAGMPQITAISEAYRAGQERGIPIIADGGIKYSGDVTKAIAAGASVVMMGSLFAGVDESPGETILYQGRSFKAYRGMGSLSAMAQGSGERYFQSKDDMEDAASTERPSLTARENSGSNRLAKFVPEGIEGRVPHRGPLEGMVYQLVGGLRSGMGYLGCGTIAELQANARFIRISNAGLRESHVHDVIITREAPNYHVE, from the coding sequence ATGATTATCTCCCCGATTCCTGACGCCCTTACGTTTGATGATGTTCTCCTTGTGCCTGCTTATAGCGATGTTGTTCCGACGCAAGTGAGCACCCAGACGCAGTTGACACGCAATATCACGCTGAGTACGCCGCTGATGTCGGCTGCGATGGATACGGTAACGGAGGCTCGTCTGGCGATTGCGATGGCACAGCAGGGTGGGCTGGGTGTCGTGCACCGCAATTTGACCGTGGAGCAACAGGCGGGAGAGATCGACAAGGTGAAGCGGTCGGAGAGTGGGATGATCGTGGACCCGGTGACGGTGGTGCCCGATCAGACGATCGCGGATGCGCTGGATGTAATGCGGCGCTACAAGATCTCCGGTGTGCCGGTGACGAAGAATAAAAAGCTGGTGGGAATTTTGACGAATCGCGACCTGCGGTTTGTGTCGCGGACCGATCTGTCGATTGACTCCGTGATGACGAAGACAAACCTGATCACGGTGCCGGTCGGAACGACATTGGAGCAGGCAGAACAGATCCTGCATCAGCATCGTGTCGAGAAGTTGCTGGTCGTCAACGACGACTACGAATTGAAGGGTCTGATCACGGTCAAGGATATTCAGAAGAAGTTGAAGTATCCGAATGCTTCGAAGGACAGCCAGGGACGGCTGCGCGTGGCGGGCGCGATTGGGGCGACTGGAGACTTTCTGGAGCGAGCTGCAGCGCTGGTCGCGGCGAGGGTGGATGCGCTGGCGATTGATTCAGCGCATGGGCACTCTTCGCGCGTGCTAGAGGCGGTTACGGAGGTGAAGAAGGCGTTTCCACAGATCGATGTGCTTGCCGGAAATATTGCTACGTATGAGGGCGCGATTGCACTGATGGATGCCGGGGCCGATGCAGTCAAGGTAGGGATTGGACCTGGTTCGATCTGCACCACGCGCATGGTGACCGGGGCTGGAATGCCGCAGATTACTGCCATCTCAGAAGCTTATCGTGCAGGGCAGGAGCGAGGGATTCCGATTATTGCGGATGGCGGAATCAAGTACTCCGGCGATGTGACCAAGGCGATTGCTGCCGGGGCAAGCGTTGTGATGATGGGGTCATTGTTTGCTGGCGTGGATGAGAGCCCGGGCGAGACGATTCTGTATCAGGGGCGCTCGTTCAAGGCTTATCGCGGGATGGGTTCGTTGTCGGCGATGGCGCAAGGCTCGGGCGAGCGATATTTCCAGAGTAAGGACGATATGGAAGATGCAGCGAGCACAGAGCGTCCGTCACTGACGGCTCGGGAGAACAGTGGCTCGAACCGGTTGGCGAAGTTTGTGCCGGAGGGGATCGAAGGGCGCGTACCGCATCGTGGCCCGCTTGAGGGGATGGTGTATCAGCTTGTCGGAGGGCTTCGGTCAGGGATGGGGTATCTGGGGTGCGGGACGATCGCGGAGTTACAGGCGAACGCTCGGTTTATTCGCATCTCGAATGCCGGCCTGCGCGAGAGCCACGTACACGATGTGATCATCACACGCGAGGCTCCGAACTATCACGTTGAATAG
- a CDS encoding ribosome maturation factor RimP — MAVQVDQIRATAERVAASHNLELVDLEFQGGVKFRTLRVFVEKNAAERAKLAELAASEAETNLPKGVPVEMLSGVTHEDCAVFAQDFGTVLDVEDLIPGAEYTLEVSSPGLERKLLRPADYIRFQGSLVKLQTFTPVNKNRQWQGRLTKFTDGVLTIDLSAVKQKGKAKKAVTESTVDIALANVEKANLVAEI, encoded by the coding sequence ATGGCAGTCCAGGTAGATCAAATTCGAGCAACCGCGGAGCGTGTCGCTGCCTCCCACAACCTGGAGCTTGTTGATCTCGAGTTTCAAGGCGGCGTCAAATTTCGTACCTTGCGCGTCTTTGTAGAAAAAAACGCAGCAGAACGGGCCAAGCTGGCCGAACTCGCTGCAAGTGAAGCGGAGACGAATCTTCCGAAGGGCGTGCCGGTCGAGATGCTCTCAGGCGTTACTCATGAGGACTGCGCAGTGTTTGCGCAGGATTTTGGCACGGTGCTCGACGTTGAAGACCTGATTCCGGGGGCGGAGTACACCTTGGAGGTCTCTTCGCCTGGCTTGGAACGCAAGTTGCTTCGCCCCGCAGACTACATCCGGTTTCAGGGCAGTCTGGTCAAACTCCAGACCTTTACTCCGGTCAACAAGAACAGGCAGTGGCAAGGCCGTTTGACGAAGTTCACAGACGGTGTACTGACGATCGACCTTTCTGCCGTCAAACAGAAGGGCAAGGCAAAGAAGGCCGTGACAGAATCGACAGTCGACATCGCTCTGGCGAACGTCGAAAAGGCAAATCTGGTCGCGGAGATTTAG
- the infB gene encoding translation initiation factor IF-2 has protein sequence MSKVRINDLARELEVKSRPILDALEAIGVSGKTHSSSIEADQAERVRDYFKNGGRSSGSNRQQVDTKPKFDLSKVSKPGDALKAILERKQAEATAKAAPPPRPTPVVAPPPASTVVAAPPRVVATPAASTAPVAPPVTHVAPAHATPAASAPAAPRRIVPLPRQGANIVAPAPSPAIASRPPAGPVIARPVVVAAPAIAAPAAERPAAVTPPVVVAPSVARPAAPAPPAAEVTPASKPVTPTAPQAEAVTPQAPVAEAPAVTAEAEAAPSAPATPPGPPVRRVIMPQTGPRPIYTAPPVAPGTPQRGRPIFERPRPQAPGAPGSRPMSSGAPGARRPMHPTRTFPGGPGGPGGAPGRPGFTPGGARPGFGAPRPGFGARPGAPGGAPGVMPGPGEGMRPAARPGQRRGGQRYEKTKEGPMKGFQPPPRFGGAPVSREPLPITRTITVTEGISVKDLAEKLDVRGKDLIATLLMKGVFVTVNQSLEGELVKDVARQFGADATIISVEEQLENEAIEGFLEDTTGMVEVVRSPVVTVMGHVDHGKTSLLDAIRSTDVAGGEAGGITQHIGAYKVKITKPDSPAFGREIVFLDTPGHEAFTRMRARGAKVTDIVVIVVAADDGVMPQTLEAIDHARAANVPIIVAVNKIDKPEANPSRIIQQLATRGLQPANQGGDTEFVEVSAKKHINLDKLEEMICLVADVNEQKAQPDRPAVGTVIEAKLDRGRGAVASILVQNGTLRTGDSYIVGNTFGKIRAMFDDRGRPITEAGPSTPVEILGLEGMPDAGDTFLVMADRDKAKGIAQYRKMKEREAQLAKSSRVSLEGLAEQIKQAGMKDLNLILKGDVQGSVEVLADSLQRMSTEKVRVRVLHSGVGAITESDVLLASASNAVVIGFNVRPDRKAGEVAERENVEIRLHSIIYELQDEITKAMYGLLEPVFKENYAGRAEVLNVFKITKVGQIAGCRVTDGLIKRDQQVRLLREGAEVWKGKIASLKRFKDDVSEVRQGVECGIDLAGHKDIRVGDVIESFTTETLAAELGQNSAAARKAEKAEKEREAAAAAAASVENSVNA, from the coding sequence ATGAGCAAAGTTCGAATTAACGATCTGGCACGAGAACTGGAAGTAAAGAGCAGGCCTATTCTGGACGCGCTCGAAGCGATTGGCGTGTCTGGAAAGACTCACTCCAGCTCGATTGAAGCCGATCAGGCCGAAAGAGTTCGGGATTACTTCAAAAACGGCGGAAGAAGCAGCGGTTCGAACCGGCAGCAGGTTGATACAAAGCCCAAGTTCGACCTCTCCAAGGTCTCCAAGCCAGGCGATGCCCTGAAGGCTATCCTCGAGCGCAAGCAGGCCGAGGCTACAGCAAAAGCTGCACCGCCGCCACGCCCCACTCCCGTTGTTGCGCCGCCCCCGGCAAGCACAGTGGTCGCCGCGCCCCCTCGCGTGGTTGCAACGCCTGCTGCCAGCACAGCCCCGGTAGCGCCACCTGTAACCCATGTAGCACCAGCGCACGCAACGCCTGCAGCATCGGCACCTGCAGCACCTCGGCGCATCGTTCCGCTTCCTCGCCAGGGTGCAAACATCGTCGCTCCTGCGCCCTCTCCAGCTATAGCGAGCAGACCACCCGCCGGCCCGGTTATCGCTCGTCCAGTAGTCGTCGCCGCGCCGGCCATCGCCGCGCCAGCCGCTGAACGCCCGGCGGCAGTGACTCCGCCAGTCGTCGTGGCGCCGTCAGTGGCAAGACCTGCAGCTCCGGCACCCCCGGCAGCCGAGGTTACGCCAGCTTCAAAACCGGTGACCCCAACCGCTCCTCAAGCCGAAGCAGTAACGCCACAAGCACCGGTCGCAGAGGCCCCTGCCGTGACGGCAGAGGCCGAAGCTGCCCCATCGGCTCCCGCCACACCTCCAGGACCGCCTGTCCGACGTGTCATTATGCCTCAGACTGGCCCGCGCCCCATCTACACAGCGCCACCAGTCGCTCCGGGAACACCGCAGCGCGGTCGCCCCATCTTTGAGCGGCCCCGTCCACAGGCCCCCGGCGCTCCTGGCTCACGTCCAATGTCTTCGGGCGCTCCTGGCGCTCGCCGTCCGATGCACCCGACCCGTACCTTCCCTGGAGGCCCAGGTGGTCCAGGCGGCGCACCAGGCCGTCCCGGATTCACCCCCGGCGGCGCTCGCCCAGGCTTTGGCGCACCACGTCCCGGCTTCGGAGCTCGTCCAGGCGCACCTGGCGGCGCTCCCGGAGTAATGCCCGGTCCTGGCGAGGGCATGCGCCCTGCTGCGCGCCCCGGCCAACGCCGTGGCGGACAACGCTACGAGAAGACCAAGGAAGGCCCAATGAAGGGCTTCCAGCCGCCACCACGCTTTGGTGGGGCTCCAGTCTCGCGCGAGCCGTTGCCGATTACCCGCACCATCACGGTCACGGAAGGTATCAGCGTTAAGGACCTCGCCGAAAAGCTCGACGTTCGCGGTAAGGACCTCATCGCTACCCTTCTCATGAAGGGCGTCTTCGTCACCGTCAACCAGTCCCTCGAGGGCGAGCTCGTCAAGGATGTCGCCCGTCAGTTCGGTGCCGACGCCACTATCATCTCGGTCGAAGAGCAGCTCGAGAACGAGGCCATCGAAGGCTTCCTCGAAGACACCACTGGCATGGTCGAAGTCGTCCGCTCGCCCGTCGTTACTGTCATGGGCCACGTCGACCACGGTAAAACCTCGCTCCTCGACGCTATCCGCTCCACCGACGTCGCAGGCGGCGAAGCCGGAGGCATCACCCAGCACATCGGCGCCTACAAGGTCAAAATCACCAAGCCCGACTCTCCCGCCTTTGGTCGCGAGATCGTCTTCCTCGATACCCCAGGTCACGAGGCCTTCACCCGCATGCGAGCACGCGGCGCCAAGGTCACGGACATTGTCGTCATCGTGGTCGCAGCCGACGACGGTGTTATGCCTCAGACCCTTGAGGCCATCGACCATGCTCGCGCCGCGAACGTGCCAATCATCGTCGCGGTCAACAAGATTGATAAACCCGAAGCTAACCCGTCGAGGATCATCCAGCAGCTCGCCACGCGCGGCCTGCAGCCTGCCAATCAGGGCGGCGACACCGAGTTCGTCGAAGTCTCCGCGAAGAAGCACATCAACCTCGATAAGCTTGAAGAGATGATCTGCCTCGTCGCCGACGTCAACGAACAGAAGGCACAGCCAGACCGCCCTGCTGTCGGTACCGTCATCGAAGCCAAGCTCGACCGTGGCCGCGGCGCCGTCGCAAGCATCCTCGTACAGAACGGTACCCTCCGCACTGGCGACAGCTACATCGTTGGCAACACCTTCGGTAAGATCCGTGCCATGTTCGATGACCGTGGCCGGCCTATCACCGAAGCTGGTCCCTCCACCCCTGTCGAGATCCTTGGTCTCGAGGGCATGCCTGATGCAGGCGACACCTTCCTCGTCATGGCAGATCGCGACAAGGCCAAGGGCATCGCCCAGTACCGCAAGATGAAGGAGCGCGAGGCACAACTTGCCAAGAGCTCCCGCGTCTCGCTCGAAGGCCTCGCCGAACAGATCAAGCAGGCTGGCATGAAGGATCTGAACCTGATCCTCAAGGGCGACGTGCAGGGTTCGGTCGAAGTTCTTGCCGACTCTCTGCAGCGCATGTCCACCGAGAAGGTTCGCGTTCGTGTCCTTCACTCCGGTGTCGGTGCTATCACCGAGTCGGATGTCCTGCTCGCCTCCGCTTCGAACGCCGTCGTCATCGGCTTCAACGTTCGGCCAGATCGCAAGGCCGGGGAAGTTGCCGAGCGCGAAAACGTTGAGATTCGTCTGCACTCGATCATCTACGAGCTGCAGGACGAGATCACCAAGGCGATGTATGGTCTCCTCGAGCCGGTATTCAAGGAGAACTACGCCGGCCGCGCCGAAGTGCTCAACGTCTTCAAGATCACAAAGGTCGGTCAGATCGCGGGTTGCCGTGTCACCGATGGCCTCATCAAACGCGATCAGCAGGTACGTCTGCTGCGCGAAGGCGCCGAGGTCTGGAAGGGCAAGATCGCTTCGCTCAAGCGCTTCAAAGACGACGTTTCCGAGGTTCGTCAGGGTGTTGAGTGCGGTATCGATCTCGCTGGACACAAGGACATCCGTGTCGGCGACGTTATCGAGTCCTTCACTACGGAGACGCTGGCCGCTGAGCTGGGTCAGAACTCTGCTGCGGCTAGAAAAGCAGAGAAGGCCGAGAAAGAACGCGAGGCCGCCGCAGCCGCTGCTGCCAGCGTGGAGAACTCAGTCAACGCGTAG
- the nusA gene encoding transcription termination factor NusA — protein sequence MASVLYQSIETLSRDKGIEPAVVVGAVEDAIALATRKYYKTQENMRAEMDRETGEIRAYVFKTVVETPEQVEDDINQMTLEQARELAPEVEVGGELRFYKDTTPLGRIAAQMAKQVIFQKVREAERDTVFNEYNHRAGEVLTATVKRLEPMDVIFDLGKAEARMPKREQSRLEQFAVGERVRVVLLRVDRAAKGPQVIVSRAAPALVQNLFQSEVPEIYDGTVSIRAIAREAGERTKIAVMSRDKDVDPVGACVGMKGMRVQSIIRELRGEKIDIIEFSEEITTFAEKALQPAKVSRVSITDLAEKQIEVIVDDTQLSLAIGKKGQNVRLAAKLLQWKIDIKSEEEKRQEVESQMQAMSGGPTTPIEQVSELGDAILEKLIAAGITTVEALADMTPEQLEEVPGIGEKTVEKISVAVRHYFGQYEEGEERPVAVSLASEREAAEPQEGSMEKTPEAILAEEAGIGTAEEVSNLSAEDIADSEEIDSVSDAFSDADAREEQIELDNDSVDSLVNESQENSDEGIDDGNDRG from the coding sequence ATGGCAAGTGTTTTGTATCAATCGATTGAGACGTTGAGCCGCGATAAGGGCATTGAGCCGGCTGTTGTAGTGGGCGCCGTCGAGGACGCGATCGCGCTAGCCACGCGCAAGTATTACAAAACGCAGGAGAATATGCGCGCCGAGATGGACCGCGAAACCGGCGAAATCCGCGCCTATGTCTTCAAGACGGTGGTCGAAACTCCTGAACAGGTCGAGGACGACATCAACCAGATGACACTCGAGCAGGCGCGCGAACTCGCTCCCGAGGTTGAGGTCGGCGGCGAACTGCGGTTCTACAAGGACACTACCCCTCTAGGCCGTATTGCCGCCCAGATGGCAAAGCAGGTCATCTTCCAAAAGGTTCGCGAAGCCGAACGCGACACCGTCTTCAACGAGTACAACCATCGCGCGGGCGAGGTCCTTACCGCTACCGTCAAGCGCCTCGAGCCCATGGACGTCATCTTTGATCTGGGGAAGGCCGAAGCCCGTATGCCCAAGCGGGAGCAGTCTCGCCTGGAGCAGTTTGCCGTCGGCGAACGCGTCCGTGTGGTTCTTCTCCGCGTCGACCGCGCCGCCAAAGGTCCGCAGGTCATTGTCTCCCGCGCCGCGCCAGCTTTGGTCCAGAACCTCTTCCAGAGTGAAGTGCCTGAGATCTATGACGGCACCGTCAGCATCAGAGCCATCGCCCGCGAAGCAGGCGAGCGCACCAAGATCGCCGTCATGAGCCGCGACAAGGATGTCGACCCCGTCGGCGCCTGCGTCGGCATGAAAGGCATGCGCGTCCAGTCCATCATCCGCGAACTGCGGGGCGAAAAGATCGACATCATCGAGTTTTCAGAAGAGATCACCACCTTCGCCGAAAAGGCTCTGCAGCCGGCCAAGGTGAGTCGTGTCTCGATCACCGACCTGGCCGAAAAACAGATCGAAGTCATCGTCGACGACACGCAACTCTCGCTCGCCATCGGCAAAAAGGGACAGAACGTCCGCCTCGCCGCCAAGCTCCTCCAGTGGAAGATCGACATCAAGAGCGAAGAGGAGAAGCGTCAGGAGGTCGAGAGCCAGATGCAGGCCATGAGCGGTGGTCCGACGACCCCGATCGAGCAGGTCTCCGAACTCGGCGACGCCATCCTCGAAAAACTCATCGCAGCCGGTATCACCACCGTCGAAGCCCTCGCCGACATGACCCCCGAACAGCTCGAGGAAGTTCCCGGCATCGGCGAAAAGACGGTAGAAAAGATCTCCGTCGCCGTTCGTCACTACTTCGGTCAGTACGAAGAGGGCGAAGAGCGTCCAGTCGCAGTCTCTCTCGCATCTGAGAGAGAGGCCGCAGAACCACAAGAGGGCTCCATGGAAAAGACACCAGAGGCAATTCTTGCTGAAGAAGCAGGCATCGGCACTGCGGAAGAGGTTAGCAATCTCTCGGCCGAAGATATCGCAGACAGCGAGGAGATCGATTCGGTCAGCGATGCCTTCAGCGACGCGGACGCCCGAGAAGAACAGATCGAATTGGACAACGACTCCGTAGACAGCCTGGTGAATGAGAGCCAGGAAAACTCGGATGAAGGTATCGACGACGGAAACGATCGTGGTTAG
- a CDS encoding M24 family metallopeptidase translates to MNLEAIQTALRDANLDGWLFYDHHHRDPLAYSILGLDANAFVTRRWYYYIPSRGGVPQKLVHRIESGKLDSLPGEKTEYSSWQELEQRLEGILLGSKKIAMQYSPRNAIMYVSMVDAGTVELLRDLGKEIVSSADLVSHFEAVLTDEQLASHYVAQRHIDEILAAGWREIGTRARAGGTDEHAVVQYLQEGMSRAGLIWEHGPNVSAGPNSADSHYEPTAASSRPIKQGDFVLIDIWAKLANDPAAVWYDITWTGVVGREPTEREHLIFNTVRDARDASIKAVQDAFAANQPIAGWQADDASRNVIRKAGFGDWFTHRTGHNIGTVLHGNGAHLDNLETHDERLILPNTCFSVEPGLYFTGEFGIRSEIDMIARKGKAEVTGRIQTELVRA, encoded by the coding sequence ATGAACCTTGAGGCAATTCAAACGGCTCTGCGCGACGCCAACCTTGACGGCTGGCTCTTCTACGATCACCATCACCGCGACCCCCTCGCCTACAGCATTCTCGGACTCGATGCGAACGCCTTTGTCACTCGCCGCTGGTACTACTACATCCCCTCGCGCGGGGGTGTGCCGCAGAAGCTGGTGCATCGAATCGAATCAGGCAAGCTAGACTCGCTGCCAGGCGAGAAGACCGAATACTCCTCGTGGCAGGAGCTTGAGCAAAGGCTCGAAGGAATTTTGTTGGGTTCAAAGAAGATCGCGATGCAGTACTCTCCGCGCAACGCCATCATGTACGTGTCGATGGTCGATGCCGGGACCGTCGAACTCCTTCGCGACCTCGGCAAGGAGATTGTCAGCTCGGCCGACCTCGTCAGCCACTTTGAAGCTGTTCTCACCGACGAGCAGCTCGCCAGTCACTACGTCGCGCAGAGGCACATCGACGAGATCCTCGCAGCGGGGTGGAGGGAGATTGGCACACGCGCCCGCGCCGGCGGCACCGACGAGCACGCCGTGGTGCAGTACCTGCAAGAGGGGATGTCGCGAGCGGGACTCATCTGGGAGCATGGCCCCAACGTCAGCGCTGGCCCCAACTCCGCCGACTCCCACTATGAACCAACCGCCGCCAGTTCCCGGCCAATCAAACAAGGCGATTTTGTCCTTATCGATATCTGGGCCAAGCTGGCTAACGACCCCGCAGCGGTCTGGTACGACATCACCTGGACCGGAGTCGTCGGCCGGGAGCCCACGGAGCGCGAACACCTCATCTTCAACACCGTTCGCGACGCCCGGGACGCCTCCATCAAGGCCGTGCAGGACGCCTTCGCCGCCAATCAGCCTATCGCTGGCTGGCAGGCCGACGATGCCTCGCGCAACGTCATTCGCAAGGCCGGGTTTGGCGACTGGTTCACGCACCGCACCGGGCACAACATCGGCACCGTGCTTCACGGCAACGGCGCGCACCTCGACAACCTTGAGACGCACGACGAACGCCTCATTCTGCCCAACACCTGCTTCTCCGTCGAACCTGGCCTCTACTTCACAGGAGAGTTCGGCATCCGCAGCGAGATCGACATGATCGCCCGCAAAGGAAAGGCCGAGGTCACGGGCCGCATCCAGACCGAGCTGGTTCGCGCCTAA